One region of Tamandua tetradactyla isolate mTamTet1 chromosome 6, mTamTet1.pri, whole genome shotgun sequence genomic DNA includes:
- the INCA1 gene encoding protein INCA1: MQVQEDGDNCIPFAKCSRVVSRSPPSSLPSQSFRLVPQRYGDSFWESLSQKSSPIWTEEHYIPPMLRATGCSQPGLYTPEGLPPPERLCRRKRRKPCLAGVQQGPGSIPARVRAVAYHLEDLRRRQRNIELKKAQWGSSGAASEPLILGEEGPEFPRPTEYPYVEEERAAYPLEKAHFLTTGRAQLLWSPWSPLGQHAPCLSRELGCQASYSTVTACRSALYSPWGMELESEE, translated from the exons ATGCAGGTACAGGAAGATGGAGACAACTGTATCCCCTTTGCCAA GTGTTCCAGGGTGGTTAGCCGATCTCCACCCTCCAGCCTGCCTTCCCAGAGCTTCAGACTGGTGCCCCAGCGTTATGGAGACAGCTTCTGGGAGAGCCTTAGTCAAAAGTCCAG CCCCATCTGGACAGAGGAACATTATATTCCACCCATGCTG AGAGCCACTGGTTGCTCCCAGCCTGGACTGTATACCCCTGAGGGGCTTCCACCCCCTGAGAGGCTttgcagaagaaagagaaggaagccaTGTTTGGCAGGAGTGCAGCAGGGACCTGGGAGCATCCCAGCCCGAGTCAGGGCTGTTGCTTATCACCTGGAGGATCTAAGGAGGCGCCAGAGAAACATCGA ACTAAAGAAGGCCCAGTGGGGCAGCTCTGGGGCTGCATCTGAGCCCCTGATACTTGGTGAAGAGGGCCCTGAATTCCCCAGACCCACTGAATACCCTTATGTGGAAGAGGAGCGGGCAGCCTATCCACTGGAAAAGGCCCATTTTCTCACAACTGGCAGGGCCCAG TTGCTTTGGTCTCCCTGGAGTCCCCTAGGCCAGCATGCGCCTTGCCTTTCCAGGGAGCTGGGGTGTCAGGCCTCCTACAGCACTGTCACAGCCTGCAGGAGCGCCCTTTACAGTCCCTGGGGGATGGAGTTGGAGTCTGAGGAGTAA